The genomic window GTTAGGAGAGGTTGCCTTGAAGAGAAAAACAATCCAAAAAGAGATAGTCTATAACGGAATAGGCCTGCATAAAGGTGAAAATATAAAACTTAAGCTTATCCCGGCTGCAGACGGGACGGGAATAATTTTTAAAAGAGTGGATCTGAAGGATGGGAAAAATGAGATTATATTAGATATAAATAATACTTTTGATCTCACCAGGGGGACTAACCTAAGAAATGAGTTTGGTGCCAATATCCACACGATAGAGCATTTTCTGTCGGCACTGTATGTGTATGGTATAACAGACCTCTTTGTAGAGCTAGACGGAAACGAACTTCCTATAGGAGACGGCAGTGCAAAACCCTTCGTGGAATTACTGGAAAAAAACGGGGTTAAAGAACTAGAATCGGATGTAGATGAGATTGTCGTAAGAGAACCTCTATACGTCAGTCATGGAGACAAGCATATAGTGGCGCTTCCCTATGAGGGCTACAAGATAACTTATTCTATAAAATTTGAACACACTTTTCTGAAGTCACAGGTTTTGGAAAAAGAGATAGATATAGAGAATTATAAAAATGAAGTTGCTCCAGCCAGAACATTTGGATTTGACTATGAGGTGGAGTACCTAAAGAAAAACAATCTTGCCCTTGGAGGAACTCTTGAGAACGCCATCGTGGTAAAAAAGGACGGTGTCTTAAACCCTGGAGGACTTAGATTTGAAGACGAGTTTGTAAGGCATAAAATGCTTGATATTATAGGGGATCTTAAAATCCTAAACAGACCGATAAAGGGTCATATTATAGCGGTGAAAGCAGGGCATGCCCTAGATATAGAGTTTGCAAAACAGATACAGTTAAACAATCTTTAAAAAATATATAAAAGATAAAAAAGGAGTGAAAAGAATGTTAAATGTTATGGAAATTATGGAGAGAATCCCACATAGATACCCGTTTCTTCTTGTGGACAAGATAGTAGAGCTAGATAAAGAGGAACTTAAAATAGTAGGAATTAAAAACGTTACAATAAATGAAGATTTCTTCAACGGACACTTTCCAGGACATCCTATTATGCCTGGAGTACTTATTGTAGAAGGGATGGCCCAGTGCTTAGGAGTACTTGTAATGGAGCCAAACGGTGGACAGGTACCGTATTTCGCAGCTATTGAAAACGTAAAATTTAAAGCTCCTGTAAGACCTGGAGATCAAATTGTATATGAGTGCAGTGTGAACAAACTAAGAAGAAATATAGTAAAGGCAAATGCAGTTGCAAAGGTTGACGGGAAAATAGTTACAGAAGCATCATTCACCTTCACTATCATGGGCAAATAGGAGGAAATAAATTGGTTGAGATACACGAGACAGCAATTATAGAAGAAGGAGCTGTACTTGAGGACGGAGTGAAAATCGGACCCTATTGTGTGATAGGCAAGGATGTCAAAATAGGAAAGAATACTCTTCTCGAATCTCATGTGGTGGTAGAGGGAATTACAGAAATAGGTGAAGGGAATAAGATACATTCTTTTGCTTCCATAGGGAAGGATTCTCAGGACCTTAAATATAAAGGTGAGCCTACAAAAACCATCATAGGAAATAACAATAAAATAAGAGAGTTCGTAACTATCCACAGGGGAACTACAGACAGATGGGAAACTAGGATAGGAAACAACAACCTGATTATGGCCTATGTTCATATAGCACACGACGTAATCGTAGGGGATAACTGTATTTTTTCAAATAATGCAACCCTTGCAGGGCATGTAACAGTGGACAGCAACGCCCTTGTAGGGGGATTGACACCGGTACACCAGTTTTGCCGTATAGGTTCCTACTCTATGACAGGGGGAGCCAGTGCAATAAATCAGGATATATGTCCTTTTGTTCTAGCAGAGGGAAACAAGGCTAAGGTAAGAGGTCTTAATTCCGTAGGTCTTAGA from uncultured Ilyobacter sp. includes these protein-coding regions:
- the lpxC gene encoding UDP-3-O-acyl-N-acetylglucosamine deacetylase; translation: MKRKTIQKEIVYNGIGLHKGENIKLKLIPAADGTGIIFKRVDLKDGKNEIILDINNTFDLTRGTNLRNEFGANIHTIEHFLSALYVYGITDLFVELDGNELPIGDGSAKPFVELLEKNGVKELESDVDEIVVREPLYVSHGDKHIVALPYEGYKITYSIKFEHTFLKSQVLEKEIDIENYKNEVAPARTFGFDYEVEYLKKNNLALGGTLENAIVVKKDGVLNPGGLRFEDEFVRHKMLDIIGDLKILNRPIKGHIIAVKAGHALDIEFAKQIQLNNL
- the fabZ gene encoding 3-hydroxyacyl-ACP dehydratase FabZ, with amino-acid sequence MLNVMEIMERIPHRYPFLLVDKIVELDKEELKIVGIKNVTINEDFFNGHFPGHPIMPGVLIVEGMAQCLGVLVMEPNGGQVPYFAAIENVKFKAPVRPGDQIVYECSVNKLRRNIVKANAVAKVDGKIVTEASFTFTIMGK
- the lpxA gene encoding acyl-ACP--UDP-N-acetylglucosamine O-acyltransferase, coding for MVEIHETAIIEEGAVLEDGVKIGPYCVIGKDVKIGKNTLLESHVVVEGITEIGEGNKIHSFASIGKDSQDLKYKGEPTKTIIGNNNKIREFVTIHRGTTDRWETRIGNNNLIMAYVHIAHDVIVGDNCIFSNNATLAGHVTVDSNALVGGLTPVHQFCRIGSYSMTGGASAINQDICPFVLAEGNKAKVRGLNSVGLRRRGFSDEDISNLKKAYKLIFRSGMPLKEAIEELKTTYSEDKNVMYLVDFIEKSDRGIAR